In Oryza brachyantha chromosome 2, ObraRS2, whole genome shotgun sequence, a single window of DNA contains:
- the LOC102720303 gene encoding uncharacterized protein LOC102720303 has translation MEWTTVEAGDGAKLSVRLFKPAQGEAAAEAAAAEEDIAVVLVHPYTILGGVQGLLRGIAEGVARRGYRAVTFDMRGAGRSTGRASLTGSTEVGDVVAVCRWVAENLNPRGVLLVGSSAGAPIAGSAVDKVDQVVGYVSIGYPFGLMASILFGRHHNAILKSEKPKLFIMGTKDGFTSVKQLQNKLKNAAGQVDTHLIEGAGHFQMEGPAFDAQMVDLIVNFIKSLPQ, from the exons ATGGAGTGGACGACGGTGGAGGCGGGGGACGGGGCCAAGCTGAGCGTGCGGCTGTTCAAGCCGGCgcagggggaggcggcggcagaggcggcggctgcggaggAGGACATCGCGGTGGTGCTGGTGCACCCTTACACGATCCTGGGCGGCGTGCAGGGCCTGCTGCGCGGGATTGCCGAGGGAGTCGCGCGGCGCGGGTACCGCGCCGTGACCTTCGACATGCGCGGCGCCGGGAGGTCCACCGGCCGCGCCTCGCTCACGGGCTCCACCGAGGTCGGGGACGTCGTGGCCGTCTGCCGCTGGGTCGCCGAAAACCTCAACCCGCGGGGAGTCCTGCTCGTCGGCTCCTCCGCTG GAGCACCAATCGCAGGATCTGCAGTTGATAAGGTTGATCAGGTGGTTGGTTATGTTAGCATAGGGTACCCATTCGGTCTAATGGCCTCGATCCTATTTGGCAGACACCACAATGCTATCCTCAAGTCTGAGAAACCAAAGTTATTCATCATGGGAACTAAAGATGGCTTCACAAGTGTGAAGCAGCTGCAAAACAAGCTCAAGAATGCAGCTGGACAGGTTGATACTCACTTGATCGAAGGAGCTGGCCACTTCCAAATGGAAGGCCCTGCATTTGATGCCCAAATGGTTGACcttattgttaattttatcaaatccTTACCCCAATAG